The stretch of DNA GCGAGGAAAGGGGGCCATACTCTGGCAGCCGAGTAAAGGTCGCCGTACTCGGTGCCAGTTCGACGGCATGGGCGCACGGGCGTGTCGCGCCGCCGGAGTCGCCGCTGCCGTGATTAGTCGTCGCCGGCGTGCAAGGCTACTGCGGTGAGGGCGCGGCGCGTGCAGGGCCCACGGGCGCTGCTGCGGCGTGAGGAGGCATGGCCTGGTCGTGCGCGAGAGGGCAGGCGCACGGggccagcggccggcggcgggtgcgTGCGGGTGCCGCGGGCTCGGCGAGAAAGCGGCGCACGGGCGTGtggaggagctgcggcggccggcgactgTGAAGCGGGCGCCTAAGGCACCCGACGCGGGTACGATGCCGGCGGTGGTACAAGCGTGCCACCCCGCCGGGCTCCCCTGGATGCGGGCAAGGCCCCGCCGGCAAGGAATGCCTTGCCGCCGCCATGCCGGCCATGGTTGTGAAAGGTGGAAGGAGGGAGGTGgatctgacgtgtgggccccacatggcagATCCATCTCATCGTCCAGCCAGCTTGACATAGTAGCGGTTTAATAAGAGCAATAGTGATTTGGACCTCCCATGAACCAATTAACAAGTTTGGGAtctaaatttagaattttgagATTTTGGGGACCGAAATGACACCTGCTGCCAAGTTCAGAGACCCGCAGAAGTAATGCACTATGGCGCGAGCATGACGGATCCGGCGAGGAGCAGCGCCGCGGACACCAGCCGGCTCACCGcggacggcgagcgcggcgccgcggccgacaCCCCCATCCTGTGATGCGGAGTTTGCTCCCTGAAACAGATCGGAACGGAGGAGCACGAGCAGAGAGCATCAGCAAACACGAGCAGGGTGTGGAGGAAGTTGAGCTGAATAAGAAGCTGGTGATCTGCGGGTGGGCCCATGCATACTTCTGGTACTTGTGGAGCTGGCCGCAGAAGAGGgcgttgccggggatggccaTCTCGGTCTTGTTGCCGGCGTCCTCCGAGTTGACGACCCTGACGTAGACCTCCTGCCCCAGGTACCACGAGTCCAGGTTCTGGGACCGCACGTTCCAGACGCCGACGTTGTCCAGCGACACCAGcaccgccgcccacgcccccgGGTACACCTGGATCGTGCTCCGCGCCACGCCGTCGCCCTTGTTGTACGTGCCCCGGCTGTCCTCCGTCCACTCGCCGTAGTCCATCCTGCACGCGCCGCCGCAGACGACCACGAACACGGGTCGGGGCTTTAGTATCTCTACCATGCATCCAAGATCGGCAAGAGCGGCACGTCGATCGATATATAGATCGATCCATTACCCGACGACGAAGAAGGCGTATCCGTCCATGTGGTAGCTCTGCATCTTGGCGTCGTCGTTCTGGAAGATGAGCTCCATGAACCCGCGGTAGGTGCCGTTGATGACGGACCGCGCGACCCGGGGAGCggcgccccgcggcggcggccgctccggGAAGTCGAGCGTGTACACGCCCTCCACCCCGTACGCGTCCGCCAGCCGGAGCGGCGTCTCTGGCGgcacgaaggagagcccgttcagcgccgcgcgccgccgccgcccgccgccgacccgcgccggcgcctcgccccgcagcaggtACGCCTGCGTCACGTTGATGGACGAGTACCGGAACGAGCCCTGCGGGttgggccgcgccgcgccggcgctcaGGTTCCACCGGACGGACCGCGCCTGGTTCATGGAGAAGCTCCGGTCGTCCCGGTCCTGGGGCGGGTCTGggagcgggccggcggcggggccccgGGAGTTGGAGTAGCGGAGCACGGCGACGCCGGTGACGCGGCGCCAGAGGGACTCGTTCACCTGCCGGGCGCTGGCCACGACGTAGTAGTCGGAGCTGGCGTTCTGGTCCGTGGCGACGAGGAAGGAGTAGGACTGGCCGACGTGGACGTCCAGGCTGGTGTAGTTCTGCTGAGTGGTGTAGGAGCCCTCCGTCTccaccagcagcatggtgtggccCTGGACCCGGAAGTTGAGGCTCGTCGACGTGCCCACGTTGTGCACCCGGATGCGGTACGTCCTGCCTGCGCCATCAACCCAACCGGCCATTGTAAGTGGTTTTTGTAGCACTACTGAATTGTGCTTATCAGGCAACTCGATGCGATCTCGGTCGACAACTCGTCTTGTAAAAATGGTTGGCAATTTGTAGTCGCAATGGCAGCACAAAGCTTTGCTGCCCTTGGGAACAGGTCAGTACAGAGACGGTGCTGTTTCAGATGCGAATTTGTGCAGAAGCAAACACGGGAAAAACGCCTTGCTCTCAGTACAAGAGTCTGTGTAAGCCGGGACAGCTCTCGCCTCTCGGTACAATACAGGCTCGCGAGCGTTCAGGTGTATCTCTTCATGCTGCAACATCATTGTTGGATAAGCAGAAGCTTTCTCCAATAATTTAGTATAGTTCAAGTTTATGTGATTCATTGGGTTGGTTTCGTACTAGTGCCAATCTTCGGATCTAGCTAGCACTCCCTGTAGAATTCTTTTTTATGCTCCCTTAGATCCCAAATATATACTTACAAATTATATGAATTTTTACTACACCAAGAATCCTCGTTCTAATAGTCATCCAAATAAGAGGGTTAAAGTTTAGTCCTAGGACATAAATAAGACTACTTACATAGTTTGGATGTACCGAGTATATACTTTTCCTAAAAGAAAGAGATATTTAGAAGCATCAGTAATGATAAAATCATACAATGTTTTGAAGAGATGAAAAAACACCGCATGCTAGTGCCTAACAAAAAAGTAGTGGTATGATTACCTCTATCTGAATTTAAGAGTTTTTAAAGTTATTGTTCTCCATGTCACTAATTTAATGTCCCTTGTGTAGATTACTCCTCGTGAAGAACACGACTAATGGAAATAGGCATAGGATTATCCATTAGTCTGGTATGGATCGGAATTCATATATGTCATTTTTACTTTTTCTTGTGATGTACTTTTTCTATGTTTTCACATGAAACTATTCTAGACTATTTCGTTAACATATTTTGGGAATAAGACATGTGTTGATGAGTGGGCTATAATAGCCAGCCTCCCCTAATTTTTATTTCCTGGATCCGCCCTGTCACGAACGAAAAATGCAGAGATTTCAGTATACAGTCACTTCGGATCTCCGTCTTCAGTTCGTTGTGTACCTTTCAGTTTCCCATTGTCAGCTACTTTATCAACTGGAAGCTATTTGCGTGGTAACAGAACTATATACCTATACTGACTGGCATTGATGCTTGAATGATGAATGAATCATTTTTTGTGCcattttttctctctcgaaaGATTGTGCCGTAAGTTGAACGGCACAATAGTTGAAGGGATCaagggagttttttttttgggttatATTGTGGCAGCATGTCAGCACTCTGCAATCTAACGACCTCTTGCTCCCAAGCTTCTGTCACTGTTATCTACCAAACATTTCTGTCACTGGATGATAAGACTACAGTAAGATGGCGTGGACTGTGCAGGACTGATATGATGGTAGTGTATAGTGTCAGTTCAGAACTAACAGGACAGAGTACTGCACCACCAGAGAGGACTGAAGTCAGCAAGAAAACTCTGAAGTTAACACGTCTTAACACTCTACAGACTAAAGGTGAGTGACCACCCCTTATTTTTATACCTGGAAAGTTACTAAGTTAGTACTATGAAACAGGGTGTCAAGATTCTTGTCCTAAGAGAAAACAATACTCTCGCTCTGCACAACTCAAAAGCCATGCAACCTGCTCCAGTTCTCCTCCACTTGCCCGCCCGTCAGTCTTACGGATTAATGCAGTAGTACAGTGGTAACACGAGCCTCACGAGGGGCCTGAACAATCGATTACCCGGATGCACATTGAAGGTCTCGTACTCGATGCCGGCCGGCACAAGGCTGTCGTTGTACCGGTACGGGCCCTTGCCGTTTATCAGCACGCCGTCCGTCATCCCCAGGTCCTTCCCTTTGTCCAGCATCTTCCTCAGGTCCTGCAATTCCAGAGCGAAACAGCTCACTTCAATTCCATACTTCTTCGGCACAGGCGGCGCCAAACGATAACGGTGGTGCTGAGGCCTTGTTTTTGAGCTAGTTAATTGGGGTGCAAGAGTGATTTATTTACCGTGTGGTTCTTGTTGTACCAGTCGCCGATGAGGATGGTGATGTCGCCGTCGGGGCGGCCGAAGGGCACGGCGATGACGTCGCGGTTGTTGACGACGATGCCGCCgtagccgccggcggcgcgctgcaGGCCGGTGGAGGGGAAGTAGAAGAAGCTGCCGATCTGGTCCTTGACCTGGAACTCGTACGTCCAGTTCCAGCCGGACGGGATGGGGCAGTTGGTGCCCAGCACCCCGTCCTGCCAGCAGTTCTTCCGGTGCTGGATCCCGTTCCTGCATGCGTTCCGAAATCACAACATGGATGGTACGATGCTCGCTTGCATTCGAAGGAGCGTGTGTGTGCTCACCAGGTGATGAGAAGCGGCTCGTCGAGGTCGTTGAGCACGTTGACGACGACGTTCCAGTTGGTGGTGATGTTCACGACGGGGCCCGGGAACTTGCCGTTGATGCCTATCACCTGCCGGCAGCCGCGGCTCGTCAGCACCAAACTAACATGCTCCGATGACTTGGAAGAATTAATGTGGAAGGAAAGTCTCAGGCCGGGATagatggccggcgcggcgcgggtggCGCCGTACGTCGGCCGAGAACGCTAGCTTGCCTGCTGCTTGATGCCGAGCGGCGCCGCGGTGACATAGGAGACGTCCCAGTCGAAGAAGGCGTAGGGGTCGgtggccagcgccgcccgcagCGCCAGCAGGGACGCCGCCAGCGCGAGAAGCCGCCGCATCGCGAGGCTCTGGGCTTTCGTCCTGGGAAACGAGAGCGCTACGAGGACGTGGGGAGGAGAAAGTGGCGGGCAAAGCAAGGCGAGATGCCAAGCGGATTCACCTGCAGCTGCGGAAGACCGGCAGTGGGCAGCCGGCAGCGGCCTGGTGCTgggggcggccgggcgggcAAAGCAATCGATGGGTCACAGAGACTCACAGGGTGGCAGGCACAGCAGGATTGGGGTCGGGGACCGGCCTGGCCTGGCGTCGCGTCGCACGGGTcctcccgcggcggccgcgggttTTGTACGGGTTTGCGCCAGCGCCTGCGGTGGGCGTttctgcgcggcgcggcgcgacggGAGATTTGTCACTTGCAGGGCTTTTGCATGGCCGGGCGTCGCCGTGGGGTTTCCCCCGTTGCGAGATTTGCTGGCGGTTTTGGCGGCGTCATTCAGTTACCGTTTCCGTACGGATAAGATGGGCAGGGCAGTAGGGCAGCGTACCCTTTGCCGGCTACTTGCATCATGCAAGTTGAGAGGTTATGGAGCACGTTACGACGGAATGCAACGCAGCATGCAGTCTGACACGGGGCAACATGGGTGCTAGTGCAGATCAATACGCGCAGCATCTCACAGCAATGTGCACGTCGCAGTGCGCTCATCCATCTTAAATCGCAACTTCAAGTATTAAAACATCGCCGGCCGGAGGACTACGGTCGAGGCGAGCGAGCCCATGTTGCCCTGCTGCACTCGCGCACATGAGCCGAACTGGCGGCGCacgtcgcggcggcgccggccgccgccgcccgagtcgCCAGCGAACGGCCGGCCACCAGACGATCGAGAGAGCCCGCGCGCCGGCCAGTTTGGGCTCTGTCCACTCCGGACTCCGCGCAGGGCCATTGGCCCAtggagcgcgcgcgcggcgtgggGGATGCGGTGGCACGGGGAGCCGCGCGGGCCGCGGCGGTTGGTTCCGGCCGGTGCGCGCATGCGCAGCGCAACCGCGCGACACTGCACGTGCATGGGCCCCGTGGCCGCGCCCAGAATTATTACCCCCGAGCGAGGTGAGCGGGGACGGTAACGGAGCAAGACGTCAAACATAGTGAGTAGTGATGGGCACGGACGAACGGTGGATTCTGGTTTTACTACCGCAGCAGCCATCAGTGCGTACGATACTACGATCTAAGGATGAAAATGGTAAGAAAATAGATATATGGGATATCAAAATTCATTTTTATATGTATTCGAGCCGTATTCATCctagggatgagaggaagaaaatagaaaaatggatATCTAAAATATCCAAATCCGTTTTCATATAATCCAATTTGTTTCCATCCTTACTACGACCCGTAGTACCAAACCGTGGTGTTCCAAGCCTGCTCCCACCCATGACTCTTTTTCTACGGGGACGGAGAGCCAGCTCCGTCAACGTGGTCTGGGAGACGGGCACCGATGGGATGATGACGGACGCGCCGACGCGGGGGCGtcgagctccggcgagcggcggcactCGGAGCGGGACAGAAGCTACATGCGCGTGCGTGAGCGCCTGCCCGCTCCGTGATTTGTTCCCCGACACTCCGGTTGGTAATTCATTTTGGCGGACCCCACAGGTCGGTCGGTATTTCATTTCCGAACCCATGAGTCCTTTTTCAGGGGTTCCGAACCCAAAGAGCGTGGCCTGTTCGTTAGCTCACTTAGATACTTTTGGCCCAGCCATGAAAAATGGCCATAAGGATCCATGGGCTATGGCGATACGTGTAGACAGAGAGAGTGCCCAGACGGCCCACGCAGCGCTGTATCGCGCTGTGGTGTGGCCCGCTGTATCGTTGGGCCTCGATGGGCCGGTAGACCGGGTCGGTGGTGATGTGTGTGTCAGTGTCAGAGGATCCAAGGCATACAGCCCAGGAATGCGTTTCTGTGAGCAACGGGCTGGCTGGCGTAGTGAGGAAAACGGAAAGGAGGCAACCCTACACCCGGCTTCTTCTTGCAGCAGAAGTAGAAGAACCATTtcctccacacacacacacacacacacaaaaagcaGAGCATCATTGCCGACAACGTAAGCAAAGCCCAAATCCGTCTGCCAGAGAACGGGGGAAAACAAAATTCTGCATAAACCCTCGCCTCCAGAATAAAAAATAAGTCCCTCCACGGGC from Panicum virgatum strain AP13 chromosome 9K, P.virgatum_v5, whole genome shotgun sequence encodes:
- the LOC120650563 gene encoding monocopper oxidase-like protein SKU5, with protein sequence MRRLLALAASLLALRAALATDPYAFFDWDVSYVTAAPLGIKQQVIGINGKFPGPVVNITTNWNVVVNVLNDLDEPLLITWNGIQHRKNCWQDGVLGTNCPIPSGWNWTYEFQVKDQIGSFFYFPSTGLQRAAGGYGGIVVNNRDVIAVPFGRPDGDITILIGDWYNKNHTDLRKMLDKGKDLGMTDGVLINGKGPYRYNDSLVPAGIEYETFNVHPGRTYRIRVHNVGTSTSLNFRVQGHTMLLVETEGSYTTQQNYTSLDVHVGQSYSFLVATDQNASSDYYVVASARQVNESLWRRVTGVAVLRYSNSRGPAAGPLPDPPQDRDDRSFSMNQARSVRWNLSAGAARPNPQGSFRYSSINVTQAYLLRGEAPARVGGGRRRRAALNGLSFVPPETPLRLADAYGVEGVYTLDFPERPPPRGAAPRVARSVINGTYRGFMELIFQNDDAKMQSYHMDGYAFFVVGMDYGEWTEDSRGTYNKGDGVARSTIQVYPGAWAAVLVSLDNVGVWNVRSQNLDSWYLGQEVYVRVVNSEDAGNKTEMAIPGNALFCGQLHKYQKEQTPHHRMGVSAAAPRSPSAVSRLVSAALLLAGSVMLAP